In Candidatus Woesearchaeota archaeon, a single genomic region encodes these proteins:
- a CDS encoding prephenate dehydrogenase/arogenate dehydrogenase family protein, protein MTERVGIIGGAGAEGSYFADILQKSELEVAISDINVEKARKLCAERGYLLLSSEELMKSSNLALFSLPIRIAPIEIERWAPLANEAIADLSSVKTKAMDAMIKYSKPEIEVFGVHGMYRPNVLPWGQNVLMIEGRPKEGGKWFNKIEGIFKKNRANIDKLVEPAEHDYEMAPLQIEPHSVAYAFLTALKSLSEKVGFEKLQKHSTLFFRLMMDATGRVVSDPNQGEMYGSIQMENPATKAVYDLLISALEHQRDIVTSGDIEAFKTMHEQLSNFLGEYARQAAERTDRMAGAHPVGIQLFYGAEERKSIEDALRGFRKSPQKYKEYLETARIFEGDISKLRKNFVIARESFHGVEGYKEGNFAFYVINKKYPGHKKGIRFAPTIPINKKRIKKHNPEYVRVQMYNRFGDPFLNLFDTYNRKKRLKILGTLVAFSKKNY, encoded by the coding sequence ATGACTGAGCGAGTAGGTATAATTGGGGGAGCGGGAGCAGAAGGCTCTTATTTTGCAGATATCTTGCAAAAGTCTGAATTAGAAGTTGCTATTTCCGACATTAATGTTGAAAAGGCAAGGAAGTTATGCGCAGAAAGAGGTTATCTTCTTTTATCTTCTGAGGAATTAATGAAAAGTTCTAATCTTGCTCTTTTTTCCCTACCGATTCGTATTGCACCAATCGAGATTGAAAGATGGGCACCGCTAGCTAATGAAGCGATTGCTGATTTAAGTTCTGTCAAAACTAAAGCAATGGATGCCATGATTAAATATTCAAAGCCTGAAATAGAAGTATTTGGTGTTCATGGAATGTACAGGCCCAATGTCTTACCTTGGGGCCAGAATGTTTTGATGATTGAAGGAAGGCCGAAAGAAGGCGGGAAATGGTTTAACAAAATAGAAGGGATTTTTAAGAAAAACAGAGCAAATATTGATAAGTTAGTTGAGCCTGCTGAGCATGATTATGAAATGGCTCCTTTGCAGATCGAGCCTCATTCAGTAGCATATGCATTTTTAACAGCATTAAAAAGTTTATCAGAAAAAGTTGGTTTTGAAAAGCTGCAAAAGCACTCAACTCTGTTTTTCAGATTGATGATGGATGCTACTGGAAGGGTTGTATCAGATCCAAATCAGGGCGAAATGTACGGCTCAATACAGATGGAAAATCCTGCGACCAAAGCAGTTTACGATTTGTTAATTTCGGCTTTAGAGCATCAAAGAGATATTGTAACTTCGGGTGATATTGAAGCATTCAAAACCATGCATGAGCAGCTGAGTAACTTCTTGGGGGAATACGCAAGACAAGCTGCTGAAAGAACTGATAGAATGGCTGGCGCTCATCCGGTGGGTATCCAACTATTCTACGGAGCTGAAGAAAGAAAAAGCATAGAAGATGCCCTAAGAGGATTCAGAAAGTCACCTCAAAAATATAAAGAGTATTTAGAAACAGCAAGGATTTTTGAAGGCGATATATCTAAGTTGCGTAAAAACTTTGTGATTGCAAGAGAATCTTTCCATGGTGTCGAAGGCTATAAAGAAGGCAACTTCGCATTTTACGTTATTAATAAAAAATATCCTGGACATAAGAAAGGAATAAGGTTTGCACCAACAATACCAATAAACAAAAAGAGGATAAAGAAACATAATCCGGAATATGTCAGGGTGCAAATGTATAATAGGTTTGGCGATCCCTTCCTGAACCTGTTTGACACTTATAACAGAAAGAAAAGATTAAAAATATTAGGCACTTTGGTTGCCTTTAGTAAAAAGAATTATTAA
- a CDS encoding MGMT family protein has product MTKLNFNDVVLAIVKKIPKGRITTYKEIGRALKRKGQIYRAVGRALHENKCPVIIPCHRVVKSDGSIGGYSRGIKKKINLLKKEGIEVKNNEIIDFEEKLFRF; this is encoded by the coding sequence ATGACTAAACTAAATTTCAATGACGTAGTCCTTGCTATTGTCAAAAAAATACCAAAAGGCAGAATAACAACTTACAAGGAGATCGGCAGGGCATTAAAGAGAAAAGGCCAAATTTATAGAGCAGTTGGAAGGGCATTGCATGAGAATAAATGCCCAGTGATCATACCCTGCCACAGGGTTGTGAAGAGCGATGGAAGCATTGGCGGGTATTCACGCGGAATAAAGAAGAAGATTAATTTATTGAAGAAAGAGGGGATTGAGGTAAAAAATAATGAAATAATTGACTTTGAAGAAAAACTATTTAGGTTTTAA
- a CDS encoding ribose-phosphate pyrophosphokinase, protein MVNKDLILVSGDSEGKKLARDIFRILREEYSIGEDVKVLEGKKANELTPEEKVNKNETRPLVIDEFPDTETRVEAGLFSVQPLTGAHVVYIDYLFQPNSDLSINDRLSQARGFGEMLEYIPIRKLTFCFPYSTYVRAHSVEKYAERGFLQANILRRFIRDFSRLPEDWPNKKARVELITIDVHNEKIFDYCKRYSVLFHHYDPFRAEADYTKLGINKLSDDVKPRLARLTPFLTFYKENEDRLKDAVVVIADDGTEDRTKSFGRSIGELYENMPVAIKDRIDAGNIRVAGFKPFGKITLENIIKGKTAILIDDLLASGGTAVDTTTFLKEKCGASYVIWLLSHNVNTDPSKIETSSIDELYVLDTVPQKTPKVNVLEYSKYLLASRLYKSYKADIPDKRVITF, encoded by the coding sequence ATGGTTAACAAAGATTTGATTCTTGTTTCAGGAGACTCAGAAGGCAAAAAACTAGCTAGAGATATTTTTAGAATACTCAGAGAAGAATATAGTATTGGAGAAGATGTCAAAGTTCTGGAAGGGAAAAAGGCAAATGAACTAACTCCTGAAGAAAAAGTAAATAAAAATGAAACTAGACCCTTAGTCATAGATGAGTTTCCCGATACAGAAACAAGAGTGGAAGCGGGTCTATTCTCTGTTCAACCTTTAACTGGCGCTCATGTAGTTTATATTGATTATTTATTTCAACCAAACTCAGATTTAAGCATAAATGATAGGCTAAGCCAAGCAAGGGGGTTCGGTGAAATGCTAGAATACATTCCTATAAGAAAACTGACTTTTTGTTTTCCTTATTCTACTTATGTAAGAGCACATTCTGTTGAAAAATATGCAGAAAGGGGATTTTTACAAGCAAATATACTTAGAAGATTTATAAGGGATTTTTCAAGATTACCGGAAGATTGGCCAAATAAAAAAGCAAGAGTAGAATTAATAACAATAGATGTACATAATGAAAAAATATTTGATTATTGTAAACGCTACAGCGTTTTATTTCATCACTATGATCCTTTCAGGGCAGAAGCTGATTATACAAAATTAGGCATAAATAAGTTAAGCGATGATGTTAAGCCAAGGTTAGCAAGACTAACTCCTTTTTTAACATTCTACAAAGAAAATGAAGACCGGTTAAAAGATGCCGTTGTTGTTATCGCCGATGATGGAACAGAAGATAGAACAAAGAGTTTTGGGAGATCAATAGGTGAATTATATGAAAATATGCCTGTAGCAATAAAGGATAGAATTGATGCAGGTAATATTCGTGTAGCTGGTTTTAAACCTTTTGGGAAGATAACACTTGAAAACATCATCAAAGGAAAAACTGCAATTCTGATAGATGACTTGTTAGCCAGTGGTGGAACTGCTGTTGACACAACTACTTTCTTAAAAGAAAAATGCGGCGCTAGTTATGTGATTTGGCTTTTAAGCCATAATGTTAATACAGACCCTTCTAAAATAGAAACATCTTCAATTGATGAGCTATATGTGCTAGATACTGTACCGCAAAAAACACCCAAGGTAAATGTACTTGAATATAGTAAATATCTATTGGCCTCAAGATTGTATAAAAGCTATAAAGCAGATATCCCTGATAAAAGGGTAATAACATTTTAA